Part of the Impatiens glandulifera chromosome 8, dImpGla2.1, whole genome shotgun sequence genome is shown below.
TAATCGATCTAGCCATactaaaaatgatatattacaGTTAAATCAGCATAAAAAATTACTCATTCAAGTTTTCTTTTACGAGGAAAACTTAAGAATTAGGTTAACTAACCCTAGAATAAGCTGATAAGGCGTTATAGCCTAGTTTAGAATAATTTGGAAGCGGCTGCAACCAACAAGTCATTCAATCTTATAGTTATTCGGCTAACAGTAAATAAGACAGTTAACGAAACTATAAAAGGATTGCAGGGGCATGAAACAAGGTTAAACCATTATTTGACATGAATCTAATGAATCTATCATCGCCTATACAATTAGGTCATAAATTGGACTCATACACATGAATTGTAAGCATTTGTAGTCAAACTACAGTTGGCTGTTTCAATCATCTCTAAAAAACAGGATTCCTTGCCAATTTCCTTCTCGAATACAGGTGGATACTGTGTTATCTCACAATACCATATATATACTCTATTGGGGATTTTCATCAAACATTTGGTGTGCAGAATCGACAAAACTACCTAAACACATTGACTGTCAATTTTATTGAGCAATAAGCTACCAAGAGGACATACGTATACAGATACTCACGCTCCAGAAAACCTAACCTGATGAATCATGTATATAACCTCCGCATCTATATAAAATCTACAATAATTTCAGAAATTAACTACATACAAAGGAGTCGAGAAAGATCAATGGTATAGCTGCGAAAGACGTTCTGTAGTAGGTGTTACCTGGAATCTTACGTGTAAGTCTCGGCTCTACGTCTTCAATTTGGCGGCGAAATGGAAGAATTGTCAAGGTTAATAGATAATAATGGCAAAAGTAATTTGGAGAACTTCGGGAGATTAGAGTTGCTCTGTTCTCTTGGTTGAAAGCTAGGGCGATGCCGCAGACGGCTTTTGATTCTGGAAAGGGTTGAAGAACGTTGAtcacttgaagaagaagaagaagatgagggTACTATTAACTCAAAATCCAATACTGTATAACAAATAAGCCCTAATTAATTAACTGTATTATTATCTAATtgcagtttatttatttataattagattattttgaagaaaaatatttatataattatgaactttaacacctatttaaaatatcttttatctttttaactCTCTCAAAATCAtatcaaaattcattttttttcactctttaatctattttttttttttttttttttttttttttttacattcagATTTTGTTTAGTTTAATCAGTTTTTTcgtttcaaatttttataatctgAATAATATTATCCGTTTTTAATAGATCGTTTGATACCTGTCAAATGTCCTTGtgttgttttcttcatttttaaccATAAAATGGATATTTAGGGGAAAATCCAGTAGAAACAGTGGAATTATGGTACTTAATTCGAAGGGTTGGCGGCTAATCATAATCGAGAGACTGAATACCAAGGAAAGCATCCTGGAAAAATAGTGAAGTTGTTCCTGCCATAAGCTTgagaaatggtgggtcggttgtGGATAGAGGGTAGGGATTCATATCAGGTTGGGATGTCGCTGTGGTACCTGTAGGGCTGGCTGCTCTCGACTCCTAAATGgagtagttttttttaaatgttttctcAATCGATCCAAAGACCCTATTTACGCCTTACTCCGGACATGGCTTAGCCCAAATTCTGATAGATCAGGACGAATACATACAAAGACCTACGAACGAATTAGTTCCTTCCTACAGATTTACCTTTCTCTATAGTCTccatattttgataaattatgaCTTTAGGGTTAGTAACAAAGAAGAAATCCAAAAAACATCTATAtcttatatatagattattgtTATTTGGTTTAAactatagaaaaatatataagttatatataatttataattttgtgttagGTATATACTATGAGAATAAAATGACAgttttattctttaaattaattagagtgaaaatatgaatttaaaattatttttatataatgaatatttaataattattattttttaatttatttattattataaattattgtactattattaatattataattattatatttaataattaatgtaactttaaataaaatataaaaattaattataatattataaataaattatatttaattcatttaaatattattaataaatataataaaataagcataaaattaaattaatatatataataaacagttatatttataatctaattaaagtatactaaataataataattaataaaattataattataaaatataaatgtaattataatattagaCTATTTGTGTACTCAATTTGTACTATAGGgttataaatttatactaaTAGAAATTTAGCAAAATACCATTTTAAAATACTAttgtataatttatacatattaaacaaaaaaatgtttatgaacCAAGCTGAATAATATACTAATATaattgaacaaataaataattttggtttaTAATGCTGATTAtttcttaacttaattttatttttgaatttcacTATCATAATATGGAGTTGTAAgtttatatgaatatttttcaCCTAACAGATGGATTGGTTTCCCTCCATTaaaaaaccctaaacctaaataaacGGCAGATATTTCTACTACAAATTCAATTCCAGTCCTTCATTACAGGATTATTCTCAATCAATCTTTTAGGgttcttcatttcaaacaacACTGGTATAGGCCCTTCCAGATTCGCCCTGCGTTTTGCAGCCTGCAGGGCAAATCTCGCCATTTTCTTTTACCATATTAACttctaaagaagaagaatggaAGAACTTACAGCACCACCGCCAGGAGatgagatgatgatgaagaaaaagCCGAGCTTCACGCTCATGAAGGCAGCAATGTCCTTAATCCGCCGTAAATCAATCgacaaaaacaaatcaaaaccaCCTCATCCAATCCCTTCCCATGACGTTCTCAATACAATCGTCGGATCTGTTCGTCCTCTTCACCTTCCAGACAATCAATCTCTCATGTCTCCAATCTGCGATTCCATTTCCCCTTCATCCGCCTCATCAATCGGAGAGAACTCAACTATCTACGGATCCACCAACAATCTACAGGATCTCGAACCTAAAGGATTAACTCGTAACCGCTGCGGATCTTGCCCTAATCTACGAGATCTGGACCGAAACAAATCTGGAGGTCTGGTTAAGAAATATCCTCTATCATCTTTCGCTTCTGCCATGAGTCTTCTACAGCTCGGCAGCGATAGCAGCGGAGAAAGCGACGACGAGAATGAAGACGACGACGATGATGAGAAGACGAAGGTTGGTGAGACGGGAGGAGATGAGATGATTGATTCGAAAGCGGATAATTTCATTGCCCAGTTTTACAGTCAAATGAAGGTTGAAGATGATGATTGATgaatgaagaatgaagaaaacGTTCATGTATTGAAGCGGTTATAGATCAGTTCATGtgattgatatataataataatatatatagtgttTCCATTCAAACatagatgaaaaaataattaaaacattagaataatgtatttaattgtgacatatttttaattattgatgGATGTACATACTCATATTAATTCTTCatcatatttgtattttttttttcttataaatgatccatatatattacaaataataaaaatggctTAAACATAtcccaacaaaaaaaaacataacatttgGGGGCGACTTTCCCCTAGTTTGGTTTCACAAGGGATGATATTTGTCTCTCCAGTCCAACTTCACTCTGAACACTATAAATAGGGTTGGttcggtacggtataccttaatgttttatccataccttataccttacctaaaatttcggtatgcaaaaaatgcatacataccttaccttgatttcggtataccttgatttcgatataccttaatttcggtatacaaaaaattcatacatttaccttaccttaattttggtataaCTTAATTTCGGTACAGTATCaatattatacctttgatacctaaaaccatattaactttaaaaaaatcaatctcatcatcggtaaggtagagatgacatatattgaataatatttcaaaaattatatttctataattaacttaatataaatctatttaattctttccttataaatattatatatattatatattttaacttataaatattatttcggtatatctcgatataccaaaattataaaaatctcatacctttaccgtactaataatttcggtatcggtatcatatcTTACATTTTTTTGGTCTACcataaaaatcgatattttcgatatattgcggtacgatattttcgatatacctttaatatcggtatTTTTCTCACCCCtaactataaacacaattaaatatataaaatcacaatatatttatttattaattatattttataaaaattttaaatttatttcattataataattttaaatttgtttatataatttatttatttttataaaatattacataaataatgtCCCACAAGGATTCTCCGAAATCGAACGGGATAGGGATGGTAGTAAAAAAAATTCCGAAGTAAAACAGAGCGGGAATGATAAATGAATTCCCCGTCCTGAGCTGCCCATCATCATTCCTAATTTTTCGATATCGTTGTTTTTCGAAAATAACGATTAACTTAttgaccaatttttttttaagaagaatagaatataatataatcacgTTACCCAATAAATTATTGAGATCTTATTTTCTTAAGAAAACGATTAATTCGTTCTTATTTGTATGGCTTTCAGTtgcataattattatttttttaatattattttcatttaaatatacattattCAAGTCAATACctttcatttcaatttaaaatattcctAATAAGAATccttatgaaaattattttttatttaggttactttaataaattattctatCATATCAAACCTTAATTCATTctaaacatgtttttcaaaagaaacacttcatattattcatttcaatatattttcttaatctagaataattatagaaaataaataaaagaaaatacaaaatcataaatatgcttgtttaagtttttttaggaatataataataaatgtgagGTTGGGTATTCTtattaacacaaaataaactcaagttataaaagaataaaaaaacatgatatatttcattaacttttgtttaatgtgtatataaataaaatataacataaaaaaattgcTTTAgctttttaaattgaaataaaattattttaaaaaataagattaactttatttttttaattattactattatattattattttaactataatttttttattaattaaatattgtgcagatatttaataaaattaaaatattaaaaagctTCTTCACATATAATTGTGTATTTTAGCACATAATGGGACCCTTATTTTTGTATGTTTCAGGTAGAGGTATGGATGTCACCGCGTCAATGATTGACTCATACCACAATGGCGAAAATGCCCTCACCATATACAAGAACTCAACACtcatgaaaattatttaaagttaccaatatataattattttctataaatcaTCTTTTGATAAGCctagtttaattcaaaatataatattttcaacttattttgaaacagataaatttatattttaaataatatatttttatttctatttaataatttttttatcatttttattatacattaattttttaaaattacataaatactATTTGAAACTtgaattttgatcatttttattaaattagtttaaatttaaattatgttacaCGATATTCGAATaatcatcattttaattatttgtttgtctCAAACTCAAAcgaacaaatttattttttcttcttattttatcgtattattttatcaaattttaaaagtatattaattatcttccttttattttcaactatttttaccaatttttctttctcaaatcaCCTCTACTCCTATGCTTTTTTCATAGGAAGGGGCaaaagtgtattttttttttataatataattattttatctctttcatGTGAGAGAAAAAAGAGGGATTTACAGTGAGAGGATAATTATCAATCACacattttttaatacatttaaattgtGTCATTTTCGAGTTttcatattgaaaaaaaaaattaaaacagtaTACAATAACTGGTAGACCATACAAAAAGTTATGTTGTATaaagttaaatgaaaaataaatacaaagtCTTGTTCGCTTgtggttatttaaataagtcaacataatcaaacatcatttcactcttttatcaaatcactaaattcattaatcaaaattataaaatactcagtatttaaaaactaaaaaatatatatgtatatattttattatatattaatacccttcaaatattaaaaaaaaaaaactcaattacaCAATTTCACaatctctattttaaataacctaaatccGAACAAACCCAAAATTTATTTCTCCCAATTTTCCCAAAGCTTTATCACACATCAAATTTTTTAGTTATCAGAATTAAATTAgacaattttgaaattttcaatttaaaatatataaattcaacatgtctataaatatcatttaatttatatatatatatatataactaattaattaaaaaacaaaaattaataattacaattataatagttaaaattaaatagatgagtattcaaaatttgagattcaaataaaaaatcataataatttgcAAAAGTATTTgcaactaaaaaaaattgaaagggTAAAATTGGAATACATAAATTAGTCAGCTGTTAGATTACCGCGTACAACCTAAATATTATATTCCCTGTAAATTCCACCGTCCTTCCGCCGGAAGTTTGTCCCCCTCCCTACGCGCATAAGAAACCGCAGGCataattcattataaatatCCATTTTTGTTTCTGTTTCTCTCTCACCCATCAACTTTTCCGGcgatctctttctctctctacaaaatgCAAAAGAAAGGTAACAGATCATGGAAACTTCTTCGTCTAGCTCTGATATGGTTAAGAAAAGGTGCAGAATCAAGAAGAACACTAGTAATGGATCTTCGCAAATTCATCAAACTCGTCGGATGTAAATCTGATTCGCCGGCGGTTCTCAGGCGCTACGGCGAAAGGCAAATGTCTTTCGATGCAACACCCATTATTCATGTCAAGATGCACCGACCACGTCATGAAGTCACCATCTTCAACATTCC
Proteins encoded:
- the LOC124912719 gene encoding uncharacterized protein LOC124912719, whose product is MQKKGNRSWKLLRLALIWLRKGAESRRTLVMDLRKFIKLVGCKSDSPAVLRRYGERQMSFDATPIIHVKMHRPRHEVTIFNIPCIKPPKVHFDYIDHDQYEDDDDQERFGCSYYVDEDDEIDLKAEQFITRFYQEMKIQK